The Achromobacter pestifer genome includes a region encoding these proteins:
- a CDS encoding Crp/Fnr family transcriptional regulator produces MDPPHASERTAASSPLCHALLRNLDLFRPLSDAQLDIALRGATPCRLEAGALAYRQGAAAAHFFVLLHGCLKVAQLTPEGEQVVVRYVNPGDMFGLACAMRQPCYPATVQAVQESVCLAWPATAWERFTASHPQLAAAALQTMGQRLQDAHVRIQELSTDEVEQRVARAILRLVQQSGRPMQDGIGIGFPITRQDIAEMTGTTLHTVSRLLSDWKQRGIVSAGRKRVVLRSPAALARLGEHAGPAMDCSACLSCSHGSPAADDAPASQEPMEASA; encoded by the coding sequence ATGGACCCTCCTCACGCTTCCGAGCGGACTGCGGCGTCGTCGCCGCTGTGCCACGCCCTGCTCCGCAATCTGGATCTGTTCAGGCCCTTGTCCGATGCGCAGCTGGACATCGCGCTGCGCGGCGCGACGCCTTGCCGCCTGGAGGCCGGCGCGCTGGCCTATCGCCAGGGCGCCGCGGCCGCGCACTTCTTCGTGCTGCTGCACGGTTGCCTGAAGGTGGCGCAGCTGACGCCGGAAGGCGAACAGGTCGTGGTGCGCTATGTGAATCCGGGCGACATGTTCGGGCTGGCTTGCGCCATGCGGCAGCCCTGCTATCCCGCCACGGTCCAGGCCGTGCAGGAAAGCGTCTGCCTGGCGTGGCCGGCCACGGCCTGGGAACGCTTCACCGCCAGCCATCCCCAACTGGCCGCGGCCGCGCTGCAGACCATGGGGCAACGCCTGCAGGACGCCCATGTCCGCATCCAGGAGCTGTCCACCGACGAAGTCGAACAACGCGTCGCGCGCGCCATCCTGAGGCTGGTGCAGCAATCCGGCCGACCCATGCAGGACGGCATAGGCATAGGCTTTCCCATCACCCGCCAGGACATCGCCGAGATGACCGGCACCACCTTGCACACGGTCAGCCGGCTGCTCAGCGACTGGAAGCAGCGCGGCATCGTCTCGGCCGGCCGCAAGCGCGTGGTGCTGCGCTCGCCCGCCGCGCTGGCCCGCCTGGGCGAACATGCCGGACCCGCCATGGACTGCTCGGCCTGCCTGTCCTGTAGCCACGGATCGCCGGCCGCGGACGACGCCCCCGCCTCGCAGGAGCCCATGGAGGCCAGCGCATGA
- a CDS encoding formylglycine-generating enzyme family protein — MESSPRPTGAGIPEHRRMRILPTVIVSLLLTACGPQEGARFALPEITRLPPGQVSYVPPGEALRNGYPATPAPRIARYPEGLAIMTRQVSQAEYAACVQAGGCKAPDPAQRGAVAPDQPAVGISWTDASAYAAWLSARTGQRLRLPSYAEWVYAAGEAYREDALPALPDGADPAQRWLAEYEQQSRRGAQGDDTVRTFGAYGRNRAGLMDMAGSVWDWTDDCHARHVLDALREGAAANGADAQESRNCGIRVAAGRHIAYLPDFIRDPKGGACSVGVPPANLGLRLVLDPG; from the coding sequence ATGGAATCCAGCCCGCGCCCGACCGGTGCGGGCATTCCGGAGCACCGCCGCATGCGCATCCTGCCGACCGTCATCGTTTCATTGCTGTTGACCGCTTGCGGGCCCCAGGAAGGGGCCCGCTTTGCATTGCCGGAAATCACGCGCCTGCCGCCCGGCCAGGTGAGCTACGTGCCGCCGGGCGAAGCGCTGCGCAACGGCTATCCCGCCACGCCGGCGCCCCGCATCGCGCGCTACCCCGAAGGCCTGGCCATCATGACGCGGCAGGTCAGCCAGGCCGAGTACGCGGCCTGCGTGCAGGCGGGCGGATGCAAGGCGCCGGACCCCGCGCAGCGCGGGGCGGTTGCGCCAGACCAGCCCGCGGTGGGCATCAGCTGGACCGATGCGTCGGCCTATGCCGCATGGCTGTCCGCGCGCACCGGGCAGCGCTTGCGCCTGCCCAGCTACGCGGAGTGGGTTTATGCGGCGGGCGAAGCCTATCGCGAGGACGCCTTGCCGGCGCTGCCGGACGGCGCCGATCCCGCGCAGCGCTGGCTGGCCGAGTACGAGCAGCAGAGCCGCCGTGGCGCGCAGGGCGATGACACGGTGCGGACCTTCGGGGCCTATGGCCGCAACCGCGCCGGTCTGATGGACATGGCGGGCAGCGTGTGGGATTGGACCGACGATTGCCATGCGCGGCACGTGCTGGACGCGCTACGCGAAGGTGCCGCCGCCAACGGCGCCGACGCGCAGGAAAGCCGCAACTGCGGCATACGCGTCGCCGCCGGCAGGCACATTGCTTATCTGCCCGACTTCATCCGCGATCCGAAGGGCGGGGCATGTTCGGTAGGCGTGCCGCCGGCGAATCTGGGGCTGCGGCTGGTGCTGGACCCCGGCTAG
- the nirK gene encoding copper-containing nitrite reductase, whose amino-acid sequence MNALRPTLLAMALIAAMAGGPVAAQNADQLERAKVALVAPPMVHPHEQVARSGPKVIEFTMTIEEKKMVIDDKGTTLQAMTFDGSMPGPTLVVHEGDYVELTLVNPATNAMPHNVDFHAATGALGGAKLTNVNPGEQATLRFKADRSGTFVYHCAPEGMVPWHVVAGMSGTLMVLPRDGLKDPQGKPLRYDRAYTIGEFDLYIPKDANGKYKDYATLAESYGDTVEVMRTLTPSHIVFNGKVGALTGANALTAKVGETVLLIHSQANRDTRPHLIGGHGDWVWETGKFANPPQKDLETWFIRGGSAGAALYTFKQPGVYAYLNHNLIEAFELGAAGHIKVEGKWNDDLMKQIKAPGPIPR is encoded by the coding sequence ATGAACGCTTTGCGCCCCACCTTGCTTGCCATGGCATTGATCGCAGCGATGGCGGGCGGCCCCGTAGCCGCCCAGAACGCCGATCAGCTGGAACGCGCCAAGGTCGCGCTGGTCGCCCCGCCCATGGTCCATCCGCATGAACAGGTGGCCCGTTCGGGTCCCAAGGTGATCGAATTCACGATGACCATCGAGGAAAAGAAGATGGTCATCGACGACAAGGGCACGACCTTGCAGGCGATGACGTTCGACGGGTCCATGCCCGGTCCGACCCTGGTGGTGCATGAAGGCGATTATGTCGAGCTGACCCTGGTCAATCCGGCCACCAACGCCATGCCGCACAACGTGGATTTCCACGCGGCCACCGGCGCGCTGGGCGGAGCCAAGCTCACCAACGTGAATCCGGGCGAACAGGCCACGCTGCGCTTCAAGGCGGATCGCAGCGGCACCTTCGTCTATCACTGTGCGCCTGAAGGCATGGTGCCCTGGCATGTGGTGGCGGGCATGAGCGGCACGCTGATGGTGTTGCCGCGCGACGGCCTGAAGGATCCTCAGGGCAAGCCGCTGCGCTACGACCGCGCCTACACGATAGGCGAGTTCGACCTGTACATCCCCAAGGACGCCAACGGTAAATACAAGGACTACGCGACCTTGGCGGAAAGCTATGGCGACACGGTGGAAGTCATGCGCACGCTGACGCCGTCGCACATCGTCTTCAACGGCAAGGTCGGGGCCCTGACGGGCGCGAACGCGCTCACGGCCAAGGTGGGCGAGACGGTGCTGCTGATCCACTCGCAGGCCAACCGCGACACCCGTCCGCATCTGATCGGCGGCCATGGCGACTGGGTCTGGGAGACCGGCAAGTTCGCCAACCCGCCGCAGAAGGACCTGGAGACCTGGTTCATCCGCGGCGGCTCGGCGGGCGCGGCGCTCTACACCTTCAAGCAGCCCGGCGTATACGCCTACTTGAACCACAACCTGATCGAGGCCTTCGAGCTGGGCGCGGCCGGGCATATCAAGGTTGAGGGCAAATGGAATGACGACCTGATGAAGCAGATCAAGGCGCCGGGTCCGATCCCGCGTTGA